The Microcella flavibacter DNA segment AGGCGCCCGCGACCGTGACCCTCGCCGAGCTCGCCGCCTGGCCGCACGACCTCGACGGCTGGGCGTGGCCGCGCGCGGGCGGGCTGAGCGCGGCCGGCATCGAGCAGCTGGTCGCCGGCGGGGCGGGCACCATCATCGCCAGCGACGCGCAGCTCGGCGACGGGGTCGGCTCGGCAGCCCGATCGGGCGGTGCGACGCTCGCCGTCGCCGACGAGAGCGCCTCGCGCGCGGCGATCGGCATCACCACGGCGACCGTGCAGCAGCAGGCGCAGGCCTCGACGGCCGAGCTCGCCGCCCTGCTCGCCGCGCGGGCCGTCGAGCTGCCCGGCTCGGCCACCCTGCTGGCCCTCGATCGCACCGCCGCCCAGTCGGTCGCCCGCCTCGACGGGCTGCTGACGGCGATCGACGCGCTCGGCTGGGCCGCCCTCACCCCGCTCGGCCAGCCCGCGGCCTCGGCACCGGAGACGATCGTGAGCGAAGGCGCTCTGCCCGAGGGTCTCGGCGACGCCGTCGGCAGCGCCCTCGACGCGGAGGCGGCCGATCGGGCGTACGCGCGGATCGCCGTCGATCCCGCCGCGATCACCGACATCCGGCGCCTCGAGCTGCTCGCCGCCCTCTCGCTCGGCTGGGGCGATGAGGCGGCGGAGGCGGCGCAGCGCTTCGTCGCCGACTCGGCCGAGCTGCGCACGAGCGTGCAGCTCGTCGAGACGCCGAGCATCACGCTGTTCTCCGACCGGCTCTCGGTGCCCGTGACCGTGCAGAACGGCCTCGGCACCCCGATCGTCGTCTACGTGCACGTCGAGTCGGCGACGGGGCAGCTGCGGGTGCTCGAGGCGCGGGTCGAGACCCTCATCGAGGGAACGGCCCAGGCGGTGGCGCGCGTCCCCGTGCAGTCCCTCACCAATGGCGACGTCGACATCACCATCACGGTGCGCGACGCCGAGGGCACCAGCGTGTCGGGCCCGATCACGGTGCCGCTCAGCCTGCAGGCCGGGTGGGAGACCGCCGGCATCGTCGCGCTCTCGGTCGCGATCGCGGGGCTCTTCGTGACGGGCCTCGCCCGCGACATCCGGCGCCGCAAGGTCCGCCGGGCCGAGACCGCGGCATCGCCCGTGTGAACACTCGGTGACCGGCGGGGGATGCGGAATACCGCCGCTCTAGAGTGGGTTGTCACCCGTGTCGCCCTCCGGCGGCACCGCACCCCAGCAGAAGGAGCATGATGCGCCACGTCATCATCATCGGATCGGGCCCGGCCGGCTACACCGCCGCCATCTACGCCGCGCGCGCGAACCTGCAGCCGCTCGTCATCGCGTCCTCCGTCGAGTTCGGCGGCGAGCTCATGAAGACCACCGAGGTCGAGAACTTCCCCGGGTTCCCCGAGGGCATCATGGGGCCCGACCTCATGACGCAGATGCAGAAGCAGGCCGAGCGCTTCGGCGCCGAGATCGTCTACGACGACGTCGTCTCGCTCGAGCTCGACGGCCCGGTCAAGGCCGTCACGCTCGGCAACGGCGACCGCCACGAGGCGCACTCGGTGATCTACGCCACGGGCTCGGCCTACCGCAAGCTCGGGCTGCCCGACGAGGATCGCCTCAGCGGTTACGGCGTCTCGTGGTGCGCCACCTGCGACGGCGCGTTCTTCCGCCAGAAGTCGGTCGCCGTCGTCGGCGGCGGCGACTCGGCGATGGAGGAGGCGACCTTCCTCACCCGCTTCGCCTCGAAGGTCTACGTCATCCACCGCAGCGAGACGTTCCGCGCCTCGGCGGCGATGCTCGAGCGGGCGCAGAACGACCCGAAGATCGAGTTCGTCACCAACGCCTCGGTCGCGCACATCTACGGCGCCGACCTCGTCACGGGCGTCGGCATCGTCGACACGGTGACGGGGGAGGAGCGGACGCTCGACGTGACCGGCCTCTTCATCGCCATCGGCGCCGACCCGCGCACCCACCTCGTGCACGGCGTGCTCGACCTCACCGAGCACGGCACGATCGCCGTCGAGGGCCGCAGCTCGCGCACGAGCGTCGCCGGCGTCTTCGCCGCGGGCGACGTGGTCGACCCCACCTACAAGCAGGCGATCACCGCCGCGGGCAGCGGCACCGTCGCCGCCCTCGACGCCCAGCACTACCTCGAGACGATCGGCGACGCCGCCCGGCAGACCGTCGCGGCGGCGACCGCCGTCTGATCCATCCGCGCCATCCGCGCGGCATCCGCACCCCCACCGCAACGCAAGGAGTACAGTATGAGCACCCGCGACGTCACCGACGCCACCTTCGAAGCCGAGGTCCTCAACAGCGAGAAGACGATCATGGTCGACTTCTGGGCCGAGTGGTGCGGCCCCTGCCGCGCCGTCTCGCCGATCCTCGACGCGATCGCGACCGAGAACAGCGACAAGATCGACATCGTCAAGATCGACGTCGACAAGAACCCCGAGACCGCCATGAAGTACCAGATCACCTCCATCCCGGCGATGAAGGTCTTCAAGGGCGGCGAGGTCGTCAAGACCGTCATCGGCGCCAAGCCCAAGCCGGCCCTCGAGGCCGATCTCGCCGAGTTCCTCGCGTAGACCGCTCGCCGAGCATCCCGAACGGCCCGCCCCCTCGACCGGGGAGCGGGCCGTTCGCGGTTCGTGCGCTTATCCTGATGGTTCCTGCCGCCGCGGCAGCGAGCTAACGGGTGGTGAGCCATGACGATTCCCCGCGAGGGCACCAATCTCGACCCCTGGTACGGGCTGTACGCCGACCGCACCGCCGGGCTGAGCGCCTCCGAGGTGCGCGCCCTCTTCGCCGTCGCCTCCCGCCCCGAGGTCGTCTCGCTCGCCGGCGGCATGCCGTTCGTCAAGGCCCTGCCGCTCGAGCGCGTCAC contains these protein-coding regions:
- the trxA gene encoding thioredoxin translates to MSTRDVTDATFEAEVLNSEKTIMVDFWAEWCGPCRAVSPILDAIATENSDKIDIVKIDVDKNPETAMKYQITSIPAMKVFKGGEVVKTVIGAKPKPALEADLAEFLA
- the trxB gene encoding thioredoxin-disulfide reductase — translated: MRHVIIIGSGPAGYTAAIYAARANLQPLVIASSVEFGGELMKTTEVENFPGFPEGIMGPDLMTQMQKQAERFGAEIVYDDVVSLELDGPVKAVTLGNGDRHEAHSVIYATGSAYRKLGLPDEDRLSGYGVSWCATCDGAFFRQKSVAVVGGGDSAMEEATFLTRFASKVYVIHRSETFRASAAMLERAQNDPKIEFVTNASVAHIYGADLVTGVGIVDTVTGEERTLDVTGLFIAIGADPRTHLVHGVLDLTEHGTIAVEGRSSRTSVAGVFAAGDVVDPTYKQAITAAGSGTVAALDAQHYLETIGDAARQTVAAATAV
- a CDS encoding DUF6049 family protein, which translates into the protein MSARRVHGVQRALATLLRPALAGALLLALGAGAGPAAAASPPLVAPVARAVDAPDPALTEPALELVAAPVSTSVAPDAPLALRVTVRNTGGSASAAGTLVVGLDGGTRATLSALEAWFSGGEQSAVLPTVAEAALPALDAGAAAVIEVPVPAAAAGLAGEWGPRLVTATAMMGDAAAAASRTAITFAPPESAPAVSPVRVVTPFSTPGSESALLSTEELAELTGPDGSLTRTLDAVEGTGAALGVDPRIIASVRALGTAAPESATLLLERLAGLSNPTFALAWADADPTATVLARGIPLPAVEGAGAPLDAALLEGATALPPAAAGPDPAAPADPVPEQSSAADDPAASPSPAASDPAEAPATVTLAELAAWPHDLDGWAWPRAGGLSAAGIEQLVAGGAGTIIASDAQLGDGVGSAARSGGATLAVADESASRAAIGITTATVQQQAQASTAELAALLAARAVELPGSATLLALDRTAAQSVARLDGLLTAIDALGWAALTPLGQPAASAPETIVSEGALPEGLGDAVGSALDAEAADRAYARIAVDPAAITDIRRLELLAALSLGWGDEAAEAAQRFVADSAELRTSVQLVETPSITLFSDRLSVPVTVQNGLGTPIVVYVHVESATGQLRVLEARVETLIEGTAQAVARVPVQSLTNGDVDITITVRDAEGTSVSGPITVPLSLQAGWETAGIVALSVAIAGLFVTGLARDIRRRKVRRAETAASPV